The Manihot esculenta cultivar AM560-2 chromosome 1, M.esculenta_v8, whole genome shotgun sequence genome has a window encoding:
- the LOC110623870 gene encoding transmembrane protein 120 homolog isoform X1 — translation MDSTNSTVGESVDKVEDEVARVVEQAKDLQDSASSLISRSSNDEQSLRQRALSLESSIRRCRSLLDSALSHKLLDPKLADKLEEDLHRARCIMLDGDAAAFLPAKAQGRFLRMFLGPINVRASRKDIQLKVKEEYNGYRDRTALLFLLFPSVLLILRSWVWNGCLPAFPVQLYQVLLFYFIYFFEDCVDLQFPCKTHPSHIQAWLLFLYTGLALRENILRANGSDIRPWWIYHHYCAMIMALVSLTWEIKGQPNCVQKQRGVQLFLQWAMMQGVSMLLQNRYQRQRLYTRIALGKAKRMDVVWGETAGVDGQLWLLCPILFILQGFEAYVGLQLLKTAFVRVVSEWQVIFCGILLVFMAAGNFLNTVQTLMAKSKFKAKMKRSKSKQELD, via the exons ATGGATTCCACCAATTCCACCGTAGGGGAATCCGTCGACAAGGTTGAGGATGAGGTCGCTAGAGTGGTTGAGCAGGCCAAAGACCTTCAGGATTCTGCGTCTTCTTTAATCTCAAGGTCTTCCAACGATGAGCAGTCCCTCCGCCAACGTGCTCTTTCCCTCGAGTCTTCTATCCGTCGCTGCCGCTCCCTCCTCGATTCCGCCCTTTCCCATAAGCTTCTCGATCCCAAGCTAGCTGATAAG CTGGAAGAAGATTTACATAGAGCCAGATGTATCATGCTTGATGGAGATGCCGCTGCTTTTCTTCCAGCCAAAGCTCAGG GCCGTTTTCTCAGAATGTTTCTGGGACCAATAAATGTCCGAGCCTCTCGGAAAGATATTCAATTGAAGGTTAAGGAGGAGTACAACGGTTACAGG GATCGAACGgcccttctttttcttcttttcccaTCAGTTTTACTGATCCTACGATCTTGGGTCTGGAATGGATGCTTGCCGGCATTTCCTGTTCAGCTCTACCAGGtactcttattttattttatatattttttcgaGGATTGTGTGGATTTGCAATTCCCATGCAAGACTCATCCTTCTCATATTCAGGCATGGTTATTGTTCCTCTACACTGGCTTGGCTTTGAGAGAGAACATCTTAAGAGCCAATGGAAGCGATATTCGTCCATG GTGGATATACCATCATTACTGTGCTATGATTATGGCCCTTGTTAGTCTCACATGGGAAATTAAAGGACAACCAAATTGTGTCCAGAAGCAG AGAGGGGTGCAACTTTTCTTGCAATGGGCAATGATGCAAGGTGTTTCCATGCTTCTACAGAACAGATATCAACGCCAAAGACTTTATACTCGTATTGCCTTGGGGAAG gcTAAGAGAATGGATGTTGTTTGGGGTGAAACAGCTGGAGTGGATGGCCAATTGTGGCTTTTATGCCCTATACTCTTCATTCTACAG GGTTTTGAGGCATATGTTGGACTACAATTGCTCAAGACTGCATTTGTAAGGGTCGTCTCTGAGTGGCAG GTAATATTCTGTGGGATCCTTTTGGTGTTTATGGCAGCTGGAAATTTCCTGAACACAGTTCAGACACTCATGGCAAAATCAAAGTTTAAGGCGAAAATGAAAAGAAGTAAGAGCAAGCAGGAATTGGATTGA
- the LOC110623870 gene encoding transmembrane protein 120 homolog isoform X3, with translation MDSTNSTVGESVDKVEDEVARVVEQAKDLQDSASSLISRSSNDEQSLRQRALSLESSIRRCRSLLDSALSHKLLDPKLADKLEEDLHRARCIMLDGDAAAFLPAKAQGRFLRMFLGPINVRASRKDIQLKVKEEYNGYRDRTALLFLLFPSVLLILRSWVWNGCLPAFPVQLYQAWLLFLYTGLALRENILRANGSDIRPWWIYHHYCAMIMALVSLTWEIKGQPNCVQKQRGVQLFLQWAMMQGVSMLLQNRYQRQRLYTRIALGKAKRMDVVWGETAGVDGQLWLLCPILFILQG, from the exons ATGGATTCCACCAATTCCACCGTAGGGGAATCCGTCGACAAGGTTGAGGATGAGGTCGCTAGAGTGGTTGAGCAGGCCAAAGACCTTCAGGATTCTGCGTCTTCTTTAATCTCAAGGTCTTCCAACGATGAGCAGTCCCTCCGCCAACGTGCTCTTTCCCTCGAGTCTTCTATCCGTCGCTGCCGCTCCCTCCTCGATTCCGCCCTTTCCCATAAGCTTCTCGATCCCAAGCTAGCTGATAAG CTGGAAGAAGATTTACATAGAGCCAGATGTATCATGCTTGATGGAGATGCCGCTGCTTTTCTTCCAGCCAAAGCTCAGG GCCGTTTTCTCAGAATGTTTCTGGGACCAATAAATGTCCGAGCCTCTCGGAAAGATATTCAATTGAAGGTTAAGGAGGAGTACAACGGTTACAGG GATCGAACGgcccttctttttcttcttttcccaTCAGTTTTACTGATCCTACGATCTTGGGTCTGGAATGGATGCTTGCCGGCATTTCCTGTTCAGCTCTACCAG GCATGGTTATTGTTCCTCTACACTGGCTTGGCTTTGAGAGAGAACATCTTAAGAGCCAATGGAAGCGATATTCGTCCATG GTGGATATACCATCATTACTGTGCTATGATTATGGCCCTTGTTAGTCTCACATGGGAAATTAAAGGACAACCAAATTGTGTCCAGAAGCAG AGAGGGGTGCAACTTTTCTTGCAATGGGCAATGATGCAAGGTGTTTCCATGCTTCTACAGAACAGATATCAACGCCAAAGACTTTATACTCGTATTGCCTTGGGGAAG gcTAAGAGAATGGATGTTGTTTGGGGTGAAACAGCTGGAGTGGATGGCCAATTGTGGCTTTTATGCCCTATACTCTTCATTCTACAG ggGTAA
- the LOC110623870 gene encoding transmembrane protein 120 homolog isoform X2, with product MDSTNSTVGESVDKVEDEVARVVEQAKDLQDSASSLISRSSNDEQSLRQRALSLESSIRRCRSLLDSALSHKLLDPKLADKLEEDLHRARCIMLDGDAAAFLPAKAQGRFLRMFLGPINVRASRKDIQLKVKEEYNGYRDRTALLFLLFPSVLLILRSWVWNGCLPAFPVQLYQAWLLFLYTGLALRENILRANGSDIRPWWIYHHYCAMIMALVSLTWEIKGQPNCVQKQRGVQLFLQWAMMQGVSMLLQNRYQRQRLYTRIALGKAKRMDVVWGETAGVDGQLWLLCPILFILQGFEAYVGLQLLKTAFVRVVSEWQVIFCGILLVFMAAGNFLNTVQTLMAKSKFKAKMKRSKSKQELD from the exons ATGGATTCCACCAATTCCACCGTAGGGGAATCCGTCGACAAGGTTGAGGATGAGGTCGCTAGAGTGGTTGAGCAGGCCAAAGACCTTCAGGATTCTGCGTCTTCTTTAATCTCAAGGTCTTCCAACGATGAGCAGTCCCTCCGCCAACGTGCTCTTTCCCTCGAGTCTTCTATCCGTCGCTGCCGCTCCCTCCTCGATTCCGCCCTTTCCCATAAGCTTCTCGATCCCAAGCTAGCTGATAAG CTGGAAGAAGATTTACATAGAGCCAGATGTATCATGCTTGATGGAGATGCCGCTGCTTTTCTTCCAGCCAAAGCTCAGG GCCGTTTTCTCAGAATGTTTCTGGGACCAATAAATGTCCGAGCCTCTCGGAAAGATATTCAATTGAAGGTTAAGGAGGAGTACAACGGTTACAGG GATCGAACGgcccttctttttcttcttttcccaTCAGTTTTACTGATCCTACGATCTTGGGTCTGGAATGGATGCTTGCCGGCATTTCCTGTTCAGCTCTACCAG GCATGGTTATTGTTCCTCTACACTGGCTTGGCTTTGAGAGAGAACATCTTAAGAGCCAATGGAAGCGATATTCGTCCATG GTGGATATACCATCATTACTGTGCTATGATTATGGCCCTTGTTAGTCTCACATGGGAAATTAAAGGACAACCAAATTGTGTCCAGAAGCAG AGAGGGGTGCAACTTTTCTTGCAATGGGCAATGATGCAAGGTGTTTCCATGCTTCTACAGAACAGATATCAACGCCAAAGACTTTATACTCGTATTGCCTTGGGGAAG gcTAAGAGAATGGATGTTGTTTGGGGTGAAACAGCTGGAGTGGATGGCCAATTGTGGCTTTTATGCCCTATACTCTTCATTCTACAG GGTTTTGAGGCATATGTTGGACTACAATTGCTCAAGACTGCATTTGTAAGGGTCGTCTCTGAGTGGCAG GTAATATTCTGTGGGATCCTTTTGGTGTTTATGGCAGCTGGAAATTTCCTGAACACAGTTCAGACACTCATGGCAAAATCAAAGTTTAAGGCGAAAATGAAAAGAAGTAAGAGCAAGCAGGAATTGGATTGA